Genomic segment of Wolbachia endosymbiont (group A) of Longitarsus flavicornis:
AAAAGATGCACAAATACTAATTATATCTCTAAGCGCTAAGAATTTCCGTAAATCTGACAAAGGTGAAAATTTTTGGGCTAATCATGATACTGGTGCAGCAAATTATGGACTTATGTTACAAGCTGCAGTTATGAACTTAATGGCCCATCAAATGGGTGGATTTGATAGAGATAAAATAGTGAAAGAGTTCAATATACCCAATGACTTTAACGTAATGTCAGTGATAGCGGTTGGTTACGAAGAAGAGGGTGCTGAAATCAAGGAGAAGAAAAGAAGACCAATAGAAGAAATATTTTTTTATGATGAGTGGCCAAGGTCCTGAAAATTTTATCAAGATGCATGGTACTGGCAATAATTTTGTTATTATAGACTCACGTTCAACAAACAATTTAGACTGGAACTATAGACAAATTGCTGATCAAAGCAGTTGTGATCAAGTGATAATTATAACAATGTCTAATGCTGCAGACTGCTTTATGCATATCTATAATGCTGATGGTAGCAAAGCTGAAATGTGCGGAAATGCAGCACGTTGCGTTGGATATTTGCTAATGTCAGAAAAAGGTGCTGAGTATATCACTATTGAGCTGGTAAACAAACGCATTTTAGAGTGTTTTAAAGTGGGTGATAAATCCATAAAGGTTAACATGGGTAAACCTTTGCTAAAATGGCATAAAATTCCCTTGTCTACTGAGTGTGACACTCTTCACTTACCTATAGAGCTTGAAATGCTAAAAGATCCTGTTGCAGTAAATATTGGTAATCCTCACATAGTTTTTTTTGTTGATAGCGTAAATGAAATACCATTGCAAAGTTTAGGACCAAAGCTAGAAAATCACGCATTATTTCCTCAGAAAATTAATGTTAGTATTGCACAAGTTGAAAAGTCTGGAGAAATAGCTTTAAGAGTTTGGGAAAGAGGTACAGGCATTACTGCATCATGCGGTAGTGCAGCCTGTGCGGCACTTGTTGCATCCACACTACGTGGATATCTGACTGCCCAACAGACTTCAGTAGATTTACCAGGAGGTAAGTTATTAATCGAATGGGCAAATAACGTATTCATGACCGGTGATATAGGGTTTTTGTGACCCCAATTCTAGTGATGCATTACTTCCAATACCTTCTTACCAATCACTGCAGGGGTTTCAGCAATTGCAATCCCGGCGCTCCGCATAACTTCTAGTTTTGCACCAGCACTTCCACCACTGGAAGAGATGATTGCTCCAGCGTGTCCCATACGTCTTCCTGGAGGTGCCGTTTGGCCTGCTACAAAACCAACGATTGGCTTTTTAGTTTTTTCTGTTTTCACAAAATGTGATACATCTTCTTCTTCGTTTCCACCTATTTCACCAATAACTACAATACCATGAGTATCGTCATCTTTTAAAAAGAGCTCCATACAGTCAACAAATGTCATACCATGAACTGGATCCCCCCCAATTCCGATACATGTGGATTGACCAAGACCAACAGCGGTTGTTTGTGCTACTGCCTCGTAAGTTAAAGTTCCGGAGCGAGACATAATTCCTATGTGTCCACGCTTATGGATATGGCCAGGCATAATTCCTATTTTGCACTCTTCAGGCGTAATAATTCCCGGGCAGTTGGGACCAACCAATCGACTTTTTGAATCAACAAGCGCGCGCTTAACTTTCACCATATCAAGTATAGGAATGCCCTCTGTAATACAAACTATCAATTCTATTTTTGCATCTATTGCTTCAAGTATTGCAGCAGCAGCAAATTTAGCAGGTACATATATAACTGTAGCATTTGCACCGGTTTTTTCTTTGGCTTCTGCTACAGTATTAAAAACCGGTAAACTAAGGTGAGTGCTACCACCCTTTCCAGGAGTTACACCGCCAACCATTTTCGTCCCGTAGTCAATAGCTTGCTCTGAATGAAACGTACCTTGTGCACCAGTAAAACCCTGGCATATTAATCTTGTATCTTTGTTTACTAAAACGGACATGCTTTATTTTACCTCTTTTACTATCTTTTGCGCAGCATCACCCAGTTCATCTGCAGCAATAATATTTAATCCTGACTCTTCTAAGATTTTTTTTCCTTCTTCAAAATTAGTACCTGATAATCTAACCACTAGAGGAACTTTAATGCTCATTTCTTTTGCAGCCGCAACAATTCCACTTGCGATAATATCGCAACGCATTATACCACCAAATATGTTAACCAGAATTCCTTTTACGTTGCTATCAGACAATATGATTTTAAATGCTTCAGTTACAGTTTCTTTACTCGCTCCACCACCAACATCCAAAAAGTTAGCAGGCTCTGCTCCGTAGTATTTTATTATATCCATTGTTGCCATAGCAAGACCTGCACCATTTACCATGCAACCAATACTGCCATCCATTTTGATGTAACTGAGCCCATACTTTGAAGCCTCTATCTCTTCTTTCACTTCTTCATCATAATCACGAAGTTCCATAATTTCTGGGTGACGATATAAAGCATTATCATCGAAATTAATTTTCGCATCGAGCGCAATAAAATCTCCAGAACTTGTTTCAACCAGTGGATTAATTTCAATTTGGCTCGCATCAGTTGCAATAAACGCATCATATATATTTTTTGCAACATTTGTTATTTTTTCTATTTGTTCTGGACTCAAATGAAAACTGCTGCTATCAAAACTTGTAGCAGAATCAATATCAAATTTCACAATTTTTGCGGGAGAATTTTTCGCCACTTCTTCAATGTCCATTCCACCTTCTGAGGAAAATATGAATATTGGCCTACTGAGCTTCGGGTCGATTACCAGGCTTAAATAATACTCTTTCTT
This window contains:
- a CDS encoding nitroreductase family protein; amino-acid sequence: MNYLCTIKLKMMSKQDLLSLMKARHSGRSYDPTRAISQEDMDILMEAVRLTPSCFGDEPWRYVICNKQNNQSAWEKLLNCLDESNQKWAKDAQILIISLSAKNFRKSDKGENFWANHDTGAANYGLMLQAAVMNLMAHQMGGFDRDKIVKEFNIPNDFNVMSVIAVGYEEEGAEIKEKKRRPIEEIFFYDEWPRS
- the dapF gene encoding diaminopimelate epimerase; its protein translation is MSGQGPENFIKMHGTGNNFVIIDSRSTNNLDWNYRQIADQSSCDQVIIITMSNAADCFMHIYNADGSKAEMCGNAARCVGYLLMSEKGAEYITIELVNKRILECFKVGDKSIKVNMGKPLLKWHKIPLSTECDTLHLPIELEMLKDPVAVNIGNPHIVFFVDSVNEIPLQSLGPKLENHALFPQKINVSIAQVEKSGEIALRVWERGTGITASCGSAACAALVASTLRGYLTAQQTSVDLPGGKLLIEWANNVFMTGDIGFL
- the sucD gene encoding succinate--CoA ligase subunit alpha: MSVLVNKDTRLICQGFTGAQGTFHSEQAIDYGTKMVGGVTPGKGGSTHLSLPVFNTVAEAKEKTGANATVIYVPAKFAAAAILEAIDAKIELIVCITEGIPILDMVKVKRALVDSKSRLVGPNCPGIITPEECKIGIMPGHIHKRGHIGIMSRSGTLTYEAVAQTTAVGLGQSTCIGIGGDPVHGMTFVDCMELFLKDDDTHGIVVIGEIGGNEEEDVSHFVKTEKTKKPIVGFVAGQTAPPGRRMGHAGAIISSSGGSAGAKLEVMRSAGIAIAETPAVIGKKVLEVMHH
- the sucC gene encoding ADP-forming succinate--CoA ligase subunit beta, with protein sequence MNIHEYQAKEVLHKFNVPVPKGFVATSAEEVKTQVSQLKSDVFVVKAQIHAGGRGKAGGVKLAKSAEEAQQFVKDMIGMTLVTHQTGPSGQQVRKVYVEEGSSIKKEYYLSLVIDPKLSRPIFIFSSEGGMDIEEVAKNSPAKIVKFDIDSATSFDSSSFHLSPEQIEKITNVAKNIYDAFIATDASQIEINPLVETSSGDFIALDAKINFDDNALYRHPEIMELRDYDEEVKEEIEASKYGLSYIKMDGSIGCMVNGAGLAMATMDIIKYYGAEPANFLDVGGGASKETVTEAFKIILSDSNVKGILVNIFGGIMRCDIIASGIVAAAKEMSIKVPLVVRLSGTNFEEGKKILEESGLNIIAADELGDAAQKIVKEVK